In Nilaparvata lugens isolate BPH chromosome 5, ASM1435652v1, whole genome shotgun sequence, the following proteins share a genomic window:
- the LOC120351493 gene encoding DNA cross-link repair protein SNM1-like: protein MMNPRTLIVVGSYLIGKEKVFMAIAEEFDCRIWAEPSKLKIFDCIESKELKKRVTSEASLAQVHVVSMAHLAIHKLKDYLRPFMKVFSRVVAFRPTGWCHNSGSSSSGSSSFKRLEYENVVLYEVPYSEHSSYTELQRFVQFTKPDSIVPTVNVNESSLKEMNKHFQELAE, encoded by the exons ATGATGAATCCGAGGACGCTTATAGTTGTAGGCTCATACCTAATAG GCAAGGAGAAAGTATTCATGGCAATCGCAGAAGAATTCGATTGCCGCATATGGGCCGAGCCGAGTAAACTGAAGATATTCGATTGCATCGAAAGCAAGGAGCTGAAAAAACGCGTGACGTCAGAAGCCAGTCTGGCTCAGGTGCACGTGGTCTCCATGGCTCATTTGGCGATTCACAAGCTGAAGGATTATCTGCGACCCTTCATGAAGGTTTTCTCTAGAGTGGTCGCTTTCAGGCCGACTGGTTGGTGTCATAATAGTGGCAGTTCGTCGTCTGGCAGTTCGTCGTTTAAGCGACTAGAGTACGAGAACGTCGTGCTTTACGAGGTGCCTTACAGCGAACATTCGAGCTACACGGAGTTGCAGAGGTTTGTACAGTTTACGAAACCGGATAGCATTGTTCCCACGGTCAACGTTAATGAGAGCAGTTTGAAGGAAATGAACAAGCATTTTCAAGAGTTGGCTGAATGA